In Isoptericola jiangsuensis, the following proteins share a genomic window:
- a CDS encoding ornithine cyclodeaminase family protein, with amino-acid sequence MTPTPTRPSSGPAPATLATRPTAGGPVPLVLTRTDLTGLVTPADVVAVVEQAFADLADGTAAQAPLSVAALDDAAHFLPMTAVSGRAGLAGSKLLADVPGNRQRGLPAQRSVLVLADAHDGAPVAILDGGLPTRLRTAAASAVATRWLAPDDARVVGLVGAGGLALEHVSALAAVRPVEHVVFWTRSDATAATLAAQVGARHPDLKVTRVDTPAAAVGSADVLCTLTPSREPVVRGEWFHPGLHVNVVGAPPRPDHREVDGEAMRRSRIVVDSVSTALHESGDALLAVAEGAIDADACRTELGDVVTGRAAGRRSADEVTLFDSVGLGLLDVAIGRLLVDAARAAGRGLPVDLSA; translated from the coding sequence ATGACCCCGACCCCGACCCGCCCCTCGTCCGGCCCCGCGCCGGCCACCCTCGCGACCCGCCCGACCGCTGGAGGCCCCGTGCCGCTCGTCCTCACCCGCACCGACCTCACCGGGCTCGTCACGCCCGCCGACGTCGTCGCCGTCGTCGAGCAGGCGTTCGCCGACCTCGCGGACGGCACCGCCGCGCAGGCCCCGCTGAGCGTCGCCGCGCTCGACGACGCCGCGCACTTCCTGCCCATGACGGCCGTGTCGGGCCGCGCCGGGCTCGCCGGGTCCAAGCTGCTCGCCGACGTCCCGGGCAACCGGCAGCGAGGGCTCCCCGCCCAGCGGTCCGTGCTCGTCCTCGCCGACGCCCACGACGGCGCCCCCGTCGCGATCCTCGACGGCGGCCTGCCCACCCGGCTGCGCACCGCCGCCGCCAGCGCCGTCGCCACCCGCTGGCTCGCCCCCGACGACGCCCGCGTCGTCGGGCTCGTCGGCGCCGGCGGGCTCGCGCTGGAGCACGTCAGCGCGCTCGCCGCGGTGCGGCCCGTCGAGCACGTCGTGTTCTGGACCCGGTCGGACGCGACCGCCGCCACGCTCGCCGCGCAGGTCGGCGCCCGCCACCCCGACCTCAAGGTGACCCGCGTCGACACCCCGGCCGCCGCCGTCGGGTCCGCCGACGTCCTGTGCACCCTCACGCCGTCGCGCGAGCCCGTCGTGCGCGGCGAGTGGTTCCACCCCGGGCTGCACGTCAACGTCGTCGGCGCCCCGCCCCGCCCCGACCACCGGGAGGTCGACGGGGAGGCCATGCGCCGCTCCCGGATCGTCGTCGACTCCGTGTCCACGGCCCTGCACGAGTCCGGGGACGCGCTGCTCGCCGTCGCCGAGGGCGCCATCGACGCCGACGCCTGCCGCACGGAACTCGGGGACGTCGTCACCGGGCGGGCCGCGGGGCGCAGGTCCGCCGACGAGGTCACCCTGTTCGACTCCGTCGGGCTCGGGCTGCTCGACGTCGCGATCGGACGCCTGCTCGTCGACGCCGCCCGAGCCGCCGGCCGCGGCCTGCCCGTGGACCTGTCCGCGTGA
- a CDS encoding nucleoside deaminase, whose product MTTDPTDLDRTRLDAALRLAHDTLAAGNKPFGAVLVAADGRVLATGRNTVAQTGDPTSHAELEAVRAVTTADRPDVVGATMYASGEPCPMCAAALVWSGVARIVFGTAAADIRAVAPGPPGFTLRCADVAAAAAEATVDVVGPLLGDEGLEPFRRHRAEH is encoded by the coding sequence GTGACCACCGACCCGACCGACCTCGACCGGACCCGTCTCGACGCCGCGCTGCGGCTCGCGCACGACACCCTCGCGGCCGGGAACAAGCCGTTCGGCGCCGTGCTCGTCGCCGCCGACGGACGCGTCCTCGCCACCGGCCGCAACACCGTCGCGCAGACCGGCGACCCGACGTCCCACGCCGAGCTCGAGGCCGTCCGCGCCGTCACCACCGCCGACCGCCCCGACGTCGTCGGCGCCACCATGTACGCGTCCGGCGAGCCCTGCCCCATGTGCGCCGCCGCCCTCGTCTGGTCCGGCGTCGCCCGCATCGTCTTCGGCACCGCCGCCGCCGACATCCGCGCCGTCGCCCCCGGCCCGCCCGGCTTCACGCTGCGCTGCGCCGACGTCGCCGCCGCCGCCGCGGAGGCGACGGTCGACGTCGTCGGCCCGCTGCTCGGCGACGAGGGCCTGGAGCCGTTCCGTCGCCACCGCGCCGAGCACTGA
- a CDS encoding ABC transporter permease produces MTVPTSTDPVVTDPGPSDAAPTAEAPPGGTAPGPTPPAGASPRPARTVRDRVLDARPVLVPLAAVVGALTVSTALAALAGATPVEAAVALGEGMIGTPYAIGSSLNVAAVLLLVATGFLVAHRAGLVNVGGEGQICVGAVAATAVGTTLPEGVPPVVALPLLLLAAAAGGAAWAAIAAWLAVRRGVSEVITTLLLNFVGAAVLVLSVHEEALLRQPVTSSETLPQSAPLVEATHLPLLGLPGSPATVAVVLALAGAAVAATVLRRTATGVRLAAVGRSRAASLRLGLPVDRLRFSSLTTAGAAAGVAGGVLVASAPHVLDDGLSSGYGFSGLVVGLLARGSFTAAVGIATVLGFLVSGGINLQLAAGVPASITQILESLLILGVAGTAIWAVRRTPRRPRRAHARRPRTGTEVTR; encoded by the coding sequence ATGACCGTCCCCACCTCGACGGACCCGGTCGTCACCGACCCCGGCCCCTCGGACGCGGCACCGACCGCCGAGGCGCCGCCCGGCGGGACCGCCCCGGGTCCCACACCGCCCGCCGGCGCGTCCCCTCGTCCCGCCCGGACGGTCCGGGACCGGGTGCTCGACGCCCGACCCGTGCTCGTGCCGCTCGCCGCCGTCGTCGGCGCCCTGACCGTCAGCACGGCGCTCGCCGCGCTCGCCGGTGCGACACCCGTCGAGGCGGCGGTGGCGCTGGGGGAGGGCATGATCGGCACGCCGTACGCGATCGGCTCGTCCCTCAACGTGGCCGCGGTGCTGCTGCTGGTGGCCACCGGTTTCCTCGTGGCGCACCGGGCGGGCCTCGTCAACGTCGGCGGCGAGGGGCAGATCTGCGTCGGGGCGGTCGCCGCGACCGCGGTCGGCACCACGCTGCCCGAGGGCGTCCCGCCCGTCGTGGCGCTGCCGCTGCTGCTGCTCGCCGCGGCGGCCGGCGGTGCCGCGTGGGCCGCGATCGCGGCCTGGCTGGCCGTGCGCCGCGGCGTCAGCGAGGTCATCACCACCCTGCTGCTGAACTTCGTCGGCGCGGCCGTGCTCGTGCTGAGCGTCCACGAGGAGGCGCTGCTGCGCCAGCCCGTGACCAGCTCGGAGACGCTGCCGCAGTCCGCGCCGCTCGTCGAGGCCACCCACCTGCCGCTGCTCGGCCTGCCCGGCTCGCCCGCGACCGTCGCCGTCGTCCTCGCCCTCGCGGGCGCCGCCGTCGCCGCGACCGTGCTGCGTCGCACCGCCACCGGCGTGCGGCTCGCCGCCGTCGGGCGGTCCCGGGCCGCCTCCCTGCGGCTCGGCCTGCCCGTGGACCGCCTGCGGTTCTCCTCGCTCACCACCGCGGGCGCCGCCGCCGGCGTCGCCGGGGGCGTGCTCGTCGCGTCCGCGCCCCACGTGCTCGACGACGGGCTGTCCTCCGGCTACGGGTTCTCCGGCCTCGTCGTCGGGCTCCTCGCCCGCGGGTCGTTCACCGCGGCGGTCGGCATCGCGACCGTCCTCGGGTTCCTCGTCTCCGGCGGCATCAACCTCCAGCTCGCCGCGGGCGTGCCCGCCTCCATCACGCAGATCCTCGAGAGCCTCCTCATCCTCGGCGTCGCCGGCACCGCCATCTGGGCCGTGCGCCGCACGCCCCGACGACCTCGACGCGCGCACGCCCGCCGCCCCCGCACCGGAACGGAGGTCACGCGATGA
- a CDS encoding ABC transporter permease encodes MIPTLTDLLVASIALAIPVLVAASGELVGERAGVLTMSVEGMMLTGAFAAVVGATASGSALTGVACGALAGIAVGALQAALSVWLRADQIVTGLAVNALALAGTTFGARLVLERGTPVPGFSRVEVPFLAEIPVLGPALFRQTGLGYALIAVVVVLAALTTRRTGWGLALDAVGEDAASADRSGIPVLRVRSAAVLVVGLLAGLAGTQLALSEVHTFTDNMTAGTGYLAVVAVIAGSWRPVGVAVAALVFGVAQALQFTLPALGLDVPFALLVMLPYVLALLAVAGLVTHSRPPAGLTTSFVRQGRLA; translated from the coding sequence ATGATCCCCACACTCACCGACCTGCTCGTCGCCAGCATCGCCCTCGCGATCCCCGTGCTCGTCGCCGCCAGCGGCGAGCTCGTGGGGGAGCGCGCCGGCGTCCTCACCATGAGCGTCGAGGGCATGATGCTCACCGGCGCGTTCGCCGCCGTCGTCGGCGCCACCGCCAGCGGCTCCGCGCTCACCGGCGTCGCGTGCGGGGCCCTCGCCGGGATCGCCGTGGGCGCGCTCCAGGCCGCCCTGTCCGTCTGGCTGCGCGCCGACCAGATCGTCACCGGGCTCGCCGTCAACGCGCTCGCGCTCGCCGGGACCACGTTCGGCGCCCGCCTCGTGCTGGAGCGGGGCACCCCCGTGCCCGGGTTCTCCCGCGTCGAGGTCCCGTTCCTCGCGGAGATCCCCGTCCTCGGCCCCGCGCTGTTCCGCCAGACCGGCCTCGGGTACGCGCTCATCGCCGTCGTCGTCGTGCTCGCCGCCCTCACGACCCGCCGCACCGGCTGGGGCCTGGCCCTCGACGCCGTCGGGGAGGACGCCGCCAGCGCCGACCGGTCCGGCATCCCCGTGCTGCGCGTCCGGTCCGCCGCCGTGCTCGTCGTCGGGCTGCTCGCCGGGCTCGCCGGCACCCAGCTCGCCCTGTCCGAGGTGCACACCTTCACCGACAACATGACCGCCGGCACCGGCTACCTCGCCGTCGTCGCCGTCATCGCCGGCAGCTGGCGGCCCGTCGGCGTCGCCGTCGCCGCCCTCGTGTTCGGCGTCGCGCAGGCCCTCCAGTTCACGCTCCCCGCCCTCGGGCTCGACGTGCCCTTCGCCCTGCTCGTCATGCTGCCGTACGTCCTCGCGCTGCTCGCCGTCGCGGGCCTCGTCACCCACAGCCGCCCGCCCGCCGGGCTCACCACCTCGTTCGTCCGCCAGGGGCGGCTCGCATGA